In a single window of the Rattus norvegicus strain BN/NHsdMcwi chromosome 6, GRCr8, whole genome shotgun sequence genome:
- the Yy1 gene encoding transcriptional repressor protein YY1, with the protein MASGDTLYIATDGSEMPAEIVELHEIEVETIPVETIETTVVGEEEDDDEDDEDGGGGDHGGGGGHGHAGHHHHHHHHHHPPMIALQPLVTDDPTQVHHHQEVILVQTREEVVGGDDSDGLRAEDGFEDQILIPVPAPAGGDDDYIEQTLVTVAAAGKSGGGSSSGGGRVKKGGGKKSGKKSYLGSGAGAAGGGGADPGNKKWEQKQVQIKTLEGEFSVTMWSSDEKKDIDHETVVEEQIIGENSPPDYSEYMTGKKLPPGGIPGIDLSDPKQLAEFARMKPRKIKEDDAPRTIACPHKGCTKMFRDNSAMRKHLHTHGPRVHVCAECGKAFVESSKLKRHQLVHTGEKPFQCTFEGCGKRFSLDFNLRTHVRIHTGDRPYVCPFDGCNKKFAQSTNLKSHILTHAKAKNNQ; encoded by the exons ATGGCCTCGGGCGACACCCTCTACATTGCCACGGACGGCTCGGAGATGCCAGCCGAGATCGTGGAACTGCATGAGATTGAGGTGGAGACCATCCCGGTGGAGACTATCGAGACCACGGTGGTGGgcgaggaggaggacgacgacgaAGACGACGAGGATGGTGGCGGCGGAGACCACGGTGGCGGGGGCGGCCACGGGCACGCtggccaccaccatcaccaccaccaccaccaccacccgccCATGATCGCGCTGCAGCCGCTGGTCACCGACGACCCGACCCAAGTGCACCACCACCAAGAGGTGATTCTGGTGCAGACGCGCGAGGAGGTAGTGGGTGGCGACGACTCGGACGGGCTGCGCGCCGAGGACGGGTTCGAGGACCAGATCCTCATTCCGGTACCCGCGCCGGCCGGCGGAGACGACGACTACATCGAGCAGACGCTGGTCACCGTGGCGGCGGCCGGCAAGAGCGGTGGCGGGTCTTCGTCGGGCGGCGGCCGCGTTAAGAAGGGCGGCGGCAAGAAGAGTGGCAAGAAGAGTTACCTGGGCAGCGGGGCCGGCGCGGCGGGCGGTGGCGGCGCCGACCCGGGTAATAAGAAGTGGGAACAGAAGCAGGTGCAGATCAAGACCCTGGAGGGCGAGTTCTCGGTCACCATGTGGTCTTCAG atgaaaaaaaagatattgacCATGAAACAGTGGTTGAAGAGCAGATCATTGGGGAGAACTCACCTCCTGATTATTCTGAATATATGACAGGCAAGAAACTCCCTCCTGGAGGGATACCTGGCATTGACCTCTCAGACCCCAAGCAACTGGCAGAATTTGCCAG aaTGAAgccaagaaaaattaaagaagatgATGCTCCAAGAACAATAGCTTGCCCTCATAAA gGCTGCACAAAGATGTTCAGGGATAACTCTGCTATGAGAAAGCATCTGCACACCCACGGTCCCAGAGTCCACGTCTGTGCAGAATGTGGCAAAGCGTTCGTTGAGAGCTCAAAGCTAAAACGACACCAGCTGGTTCATACTGGAGAAAAGCCCTTTCAG TGCACATTCGAAGGCTGCGGGAAGCGCTTTTCACTGGACTTCAATTTGCGCACGCATGTGCGAATCCATACCGGAGACAGGCCCTATGTGTGCCCCTTCGACGGTTGTAATAAGAAGTTTGctcagtcaactaacctgaaatCTCACATCTTAACACACGCTAAAGCCAAAAACAACCagtga